CCCGCGCCCGCCCTATCCCGCGCGCCAGCTTGGCGGTGCCCAGCGTCGCGCCCATGAGGTCCGAGAGCCCGCGCGGGCCGCCCAGGCGGCGCCGGGTCACACGCCCACCTCGGCCATGTCCAGCTCGGGGGTAAAGCGCCCGGCGTGGGCGCGCAGGGTCAGGGCTGCGCCGGGCGCACGCTCGGTGCCGGTCACGATGGCCTGCGGCACGCTCGCGGCGAGGTCGAGCAGAAAGGACCGCCGCCCCGGATCGAGTTCGGCCGTGAAGTCGTCAATGAGCAGCACCGGGCGCTCGCCGAACTTCTCGGCCAGCAGCTCCAGTTCGGCGCGGCGCAGCGCGAGGGCGACCGTGCGGCCTTCTCCCCGGCTGGCGTACTCGTTCGCCGGAAAGTCGCCCAGGGTCAGCAGCAGGTCGTCGCGGTGCGGGCCGGTCACGGTGGCTCCGCGCGCCAGTTCCTCGGGGCGGCGGGCCGCGAGGTCGTGGGCGTAGGTCTCGGGGGTGGTGGACTCGGTCAGTTCCAGACGCAGGAGCTTGCGGCTGCCCAGGGCGGTGTTGGCCTCGCGGCTCAGGTCGTCGAGTCGGGTCAGGGCGCGGCGGCGAAACAGCATGATCTCGGTGCCCAGTTTGACGAGCGCCTCGTCCCAGACGTGCATGGCCCAGTCCTCACCCGCGCGCAGGGCCGCGTTGCGCTGCGATACGGTGCGGTCGTAGCGCGAGAGCTGCTCGCCGTAGCGCGCGCTCAGGCGCGCGAGCAGGGCGTCGAGATACCCCCGCCGCCCTGAGGGCGACCCGAACACCAGTTCGCTGTCCTCGGGGCGGATCCACACGGCACTCCCGCGCGGCAGGTCGCCGGTCCTGACCCGCACGCCGTCCACCTTGAGCTGCCGGCGCCCCCGCCCCAGCCCGACCTCCTGAATGCTCAGGCTGCCGCCCTGTTGCAGGTCGGCGCGCACGTAGGCTTCCTTCTCGCCCGACTGCACGAGCTGTTCCAGGCGCGTTACGTCGCTCAGGCCGGTCAGGGCGAGATAGGCGGCTTCCAGCAGGTTGGTCTTGCCCGCGCCGTTTTCGCCGAACACACCGGTCACGCCGGCCGGAAATTCCAGCGTGTCCGGCGCGAGGTTCCGGTAGTTCAGGGTAGACAGGCCCGAGAGCAGCACGCCCCCGATTGTATGCCGCACCGGGCAGTCCGGACTGTGTCGGGGGTGAAGGCGGTCCGGGGGTCCGATATGCTCGCCGGCATGACTGCCCCGAGTGCCGGCCCCTCCGCCGATCCAGCTGCCTCCGCTGCCGCCCGCGACGCCCTGCTCGTGCTGGCGCCCCACCCTTCCGGACAGGTGCCGGCCGACGTGCTGCGCGACATGCTGGGCGCCGACGTGTTCGATGCCCACAGGCGCGAGGAGTTCCTGCGCCGGGTGTTCTTCGAGGGTGATCCCTACACCGAGCTGATCTACGCGGTGCCGGGTGCCCGCTTTCTCCAGGCCCCCTGGAGCCGCTTCGCCGCCGACCTCAACCGCGAGCGGGACGACGCGGACGACAACGGCGTGCTCAAGGTCATGGACTTCGGGCGCAACCCGCTGTATCCGGCCGGCTTCACCCTGACCCCCGAACTGCGGGAAGCGCGGCTGCGGCGCATCTGGGACGCCTTCGACGCCCAGGTCCGCGCCGAACTGGAAGGCGCGCGCCTGATGATCGTGGGTCACAGCATGGCTGAACGCGGCCCCGCGCTGGGGCCCGACACCGGCACCCCCCGCCCCGCCCTGACGCTCATGCTGGGCACCGAGGCCGCGCCCACCTTTCCGCGCGAGCAGTGGGCTGCCCTGCGTGACGCCTGCGAGGCCGCCTTCGCCCCGGTGCTGGGCGGGACGTACCGCCGAGTGG
The DNA window shown above is from Deinococcus sp. Leaf326 and carries:
- the recF gene encoding DNA replication and repair protein RecF (All proteins in this family for which functions are known are DNA-binding proteins that assist the filamentation of RecA onto DNA for the initiation of recombination or recombinational repair.): MGGVLLSGLSTLNYRNLAPDTLEFPAGVTGVFGENGAGKTNLLEAAYLALTGLSDVTRLEQLVQSGEKEAYVRADLQQGGSLSIQEVGLGRGRRQLKVDGVRVRTGDLPRGSAVWIRPEDSELVFGSPSGRRGYLDALLARLSARYGEQLSRYDRTVSQRNAALRAGEDWAMHVWDEALVKLGTEIMLFRRRALTRLDDLSREANTALGSRKLLRLELTESTTPETYAHDLAARRPEELARGATVTGPHRDDLLLTLGDFPANEYASRGEGRTVALALRRAELELLAEKFGERPVLLIDDFTAELDPGRRSFLLDLAASVPQAIVTGTERAPGAALTLRAHAGRFTPELDMAEVGV
- a CDS encoding N-formylglutamate amidohydrolase, translating into MTAPSAGPSADPAASAAARDALLVLAPHPSGQVPADVLRDMLGADVFDAHRREEFLRRVFFEGDPYTELIYAVPGARFLQAPWSRFAADLNRERDDADDNGVLKVMDFGRNPLYPAGFTLTPELREARLRRIWDAFDAQVRAELEGARLMIVGHSMAERGPALGPDTGTPRPALTLMLGTEAAPTFPREQWAALRDACEAAFAPVLGGTYRRVAVGDPWTTDTLSAAHHARTGIPAFGLEVNVALYYAEWSVLREGALQELNACFARFADAALDLVK